A stretch of DNA from Lotus japonicus ecotype B-129 chromosome 4, LjGifu_v1.2:
GGCAACAAGCTTGTCTGGTTTACAAATGATCGTCCTTTGAAAGCTCTTTGAAAGCTCTTTCCTTTTGACGTTTTAAATCCGTGCACATTTGCTACCTCCTCCACCATAGTTCCAATTTCTTTTACTATTATTAACACTGAAGGTAATATGGCACAATTGAAGGCTCCGTGCAGttcttttcttttgtattaCAAACATTATTGAAAAATGTTCCATCTTTAAGTGTAGACCTATATGATGAAAAACAGCTTTCCACTTCACCAAAAAAAGATAAGGAAGAACCGAAGAATGGATTATCTTAAGCACTCATGAGTGATGAGAGTTATTTAACCCTACTATAGTTGATTGATATATATGATCACTTACAGAAAAATCATGAATTCCTTGACCACCCATTTGTCTTAAATTTTATTGTCCACCTAAGATGAGATTaagcaaggaaaaaaaattggtgTTTGTTGTGGTACCTTAAACCAGATTAAGGTGTGGTACTCAAAATTAGTTGGTTCAATAATAAAGACTTATGTACCAGTTAAAATTTTAGTTATTCTATCGTAGTAATGTTGCGTTCCATTTTTAGGGATGTGAGATTTATgagttgtgttttctgagctttgttCATCTCATCAATCATGATCATTTTACGCGCATTTCCATCATTATCATCATTTATTTCTACAACTAGtccatttttcatttaaaaatgaatttcatgagataaagttacttgacaagtaaagtaaaatttaaatatgtagtatttaccttgaataatATGGCAATAACCTATTGAATTACTTAATGGGGTACCACTCCTAAAAAAAATCAACGTACCACATAATTTACCAAAAATGTTTCTCTATTAGAACAAATATTTGACCACAAGACCGGTTGAACCATGAGGATTTATTCTCAatccataaaaaaaatttattcactTCTTGCTTTAAAATATTGTTAACGTCTATTTGCACTGATACTAACAATATATAAACATCAAGATAACCTTATTCAACATGTATCGAATTGTGTATCCAACTTGCAATCAAATCTGCACTAATAAGCTTCTTAAAGCATCTCCAATGTGAGTATGTAATGTCAAATACATACTCCCACCAATATATATTACCATTGGAGCATATTTTTAATTCTAACATGGCTAGTGAGGGTATGTGGGAGTAGATACTCAATTTAATCATGAAAAGTGTGTTTGCATTTATTATTGCTTAATGTAAAAGGTTTAAATAGAACttgcaattaataaaataatttttttatataaacttttaagagttgttgagttggagtaaaaattaataaaatgatgtaGATGATGTCGCATTGTTAGAAGttgtaaaaagtaaaatgtaAATACTTTAGTGAATATCATGGTTAAATGTGTTCTTAGTCTCTTAgtcttttgtttttccttttccattATTGATTTGCTGAGTATATAGTGGGTTGGCTGCAAAGCCAAGGAAAAATATTACATTATGGTTTTTCAAAAATCAAGAAAGAATTGCATGTGAAGAACTATATGAGGCTTTTTGAAGGGCATATTACTTTGTATCAGTGATTAAATGCTTGTACTGTTCATAGTTATCTTTCCACCAACAATACCATGTGAAAAACTTTCAGAAACCATATTCAGTCTGCATGTTATAAGTCATGAGAGTGCACTGACAGAAGGTGTTTTAAGTTGCACTTGCTGCAAAGTTGAACCCATATATGAGTTAGTGACATTACACCATGACTTCATAATTGCATGGGTGTTTGTATTTATGTTCAAATTGACTAAAAATACATTCACTCGAAGGACACAAGAGATAATAATTGTTCAAAAACACATTTAAACTGTCTTGAAACATGCCCTGGCGGAAATACAAACACCCCATTATAGGTTCAAGTTTTCAATTGTGCTTCTTGTTCATGCTAAAATATTAACAAGCAACATGTCATGGAAATCCCTAAAATTTTGCATGGAATTGTTAATCTAAGTCACATCCTATAGGAGTAGTAGCCTGCAAAAGTTTCTGATAAGAGTTACACCACCTGCTGTTGCCTTTCAATTTCTCCAATTTCAACAAACTTTCTTTCTAAAATATCTcatatttcaaaaatatatatccaACCTTGCTTACAActtacaaaacaaaaaacatccAAAGTAAACCACAAAAATAGCAACAATCATCAATAAAGCAGCAACCTATGTAACCTGAAACTCGGCTTCCTTTACCTTCTTAAGAATAAGTGGCATAGTGGCACTTCCACATCTGCTAATAAGTGTCACTCTTCAAATTGCACTCCCCCACCCACTACCTTAGATAAGAGTTTTCAATTCTCATTCAAATTTCAGAGCCTTAAAGACAAGTCAAGTTGGCTAATATCCTCCTGAACATGTTCAGAAGTAGTGTAACCCCTTGAACCATAGCTGAAGTTTTTTTGTCCAGCAAGCCCCACACCATGATGTCCTTGGTTATGATCTGGAACCCCAAGAGCATGATGACCaagatgttgatgatgatgatgatgagaatTACCACTACTGAAGTTTGATGACTGATGATGCTGTTCTGGTCCCACATAAGATTGCATGGCTGAACTCAATTCTCTACTCTTCTTAGCCAGTGTCCTCTCCAGCTTGTGAGCATTCTGGTGTCCACCAAGTGCTTGAGAGCTGTAAAACTTCCTCTGGCAATAGTTGCATGAGAACATCCTAGGCTCTATGGGGTTGTGATTAATaggtgaagatgaagaacaagaagatgaagaaggctCAAGGACAAGATCAAGATTGAGGTGATGACTCTCACTCTCAATCTCAGCTTGTTGGCTTGGGTGAAGAGAAGAACTATTAGGATGGAAATTCATGGCTAGAAAGAAAGAATGATTATGCACACTACAGAGTACAGTACAGAGTATAGTGGTTTATGAGGCAAAGTGCACTATATGGAAGTGTGGGGTGAGAGAGAGGAGCTTTATGCATATAAGAGGCTCAAAGGTACATTGTTCCTGCAGACACAAATAGTAGTATATTCAGTGAAAATTGAGTAAGATAGAGGGACATATATCTGCAAGATCAGTGGAGAATCGATGAGGTTGTCTCCTTCATTAATGGCAGAGTTAGGATCCTTTGTCGGTTGAGGCTCAATAATAATTCTCTGGTATGAGAACCCCACTATGATGaagattaattttttctttatattgtattttaactttattttttatgtgtttGAAAACGAGTGAATGGATGTTTGCAATTTAAGCATGTAATCAGAAGTTGTAACCCGCTTTGCTGTGACCCTTATCAACAAGTAGTTTAGACTTAAATCATGCAGTGTTTCAATCAAATTTCCCAATTTGGAATTGCAAAATGGGCAAGATAAACCACCTTGACTGGACTAAATAATGAACTTGATTGGAGACCATTTTTACATTTTGTCTTGAATCTAAGCTGTGTTTCATTATCTGTTGTCCATACAAGATTGGACAATGATCCCTCGGCggcatatagatatagattaatTGACATTGAAGCAGTGTGCTAAATTACGGTTCTATAATATGTATAGTGGTCAAGTTGTGTAGAAGCCATGTATATTTGTCTGCCCATGTATGTACATAACTACAAAGGCTAATCATTTTGGTTGTATATACATACTAACCTATGAACCTTAATCTCCCTTGATTTAAATTAGTATATCTTTATCTATTCAAATTTTCCAACATAAATCACTCTTTAACATGCCAATTAACTAGCATAGACAAAAAGTAAAACGATTTAGCTCAAcactttaaataataatttgcaGAATTGTAGTGATGATGattgaaaaattaataaaatatattttaacatgaTTCACTTCACctgcatcattttttttttcttcccggaccaatttcaaataaaaagttttacgaaaaTATTAGGTAGACATATGGTTTTCTTAATGCTCATCCGACATATGCTTTAGCGGCTAATTTTAACCACCTCTAATGTTGCTGTATCTAATTGGATGGATGTCGAGCCCAAACTTTATGCCTAGTTGTCTACTATAAGAGCTAAAAAAGAAAACTATTAGAGATAAAATATTAGCTTTTAAGAGACaaaaaggaaaatatatttttatgtttaattaTGAGACAAGGAAGGGAACaagttatttttttatcaactactatagcatctccaatgcaaggttcttagttcttatttttgagttaagaactaagaactaagaactttatcattagaggtgctgacatggagctcttagttcttaaaaataaaaactcagttcttatataaggagttttactttttgagttcttagcttaaaatattaattatttctctgtcatccaaattactttattactttatgagttttgttttttactttatgaaaataaaaagtataaataatgtggttggtaagaccaaatgaatagtggtaagaactaagaactcatggttggagcaaaattgcttgagagttgcttaagcacatgtgacaaTACGGGCctacatgaatagtgctaagaactaataaataagaactagcattggagatgctcttaggcTTTCCCAATATATGTATCGCTAATATCTATATCCCTACGGAGTGACATTCAGCAAACATATAAGTTATCGTTAaaagtcaaaaaaaaattatttttattttaaaaaaacacaCAATGTAATTGTTGGGGTTCAAAACTCCCTATGTTACATACATGCTATATATGGCAATTAAACTATCATAATTatgttttacatttttttataatgatCGTTTGTGACGGTTAAAAAAACCCCAAAAAACCATTAAACGTCTTAACGGTGCGGGATTTAAAAATCTATTTGGATTCTGAAATGTTATTCAAGTGATGTTTGTAGTGTTTATACCTTAATAGTCAGCCTCTCTACAGTGCCCATGATGCTGCACCACTACTACTTACAGTTACATACAGACCAGACTATAATAAGAGCCAGAATGGAGAAACATGTTTTCTAGCTCTGTACTCTGGCTGGCATGATTATGTCATTATCAATCAAGCAAACTCACTATTCTATCTAGCTTTTTCTCTCCTCACCTCTCTCTTTGAATCTCAATTATAGCAGGTTTGTTTTACAGTAAAaattctcataatcaattctagaaAAAAGCTATAAAGTATAACTTTTGACGCTACTGTATTTTGAATTGTGTGTCAAGCACCAATCCAAACACATTATTAGTCATTTTACAAGTTAACTTATTGACTGGAGCAAGCACATGGGTGATGCAATAATAAAATTGGAGCTTAGCAGACAAATTAAATTCCAACCCTCTCCTTCTCCTCTTACAGCATGTAATCCCCATTACGAAACAGGCTTCAATAACTTAATATTAAACCATGATTGAGAGATCGTATAATCTTGTGTCATCGGCTATGATTGCGGTAAGCCTTTGTCTTGTCTGCAAATCACAGACACAAAATGAACTAAGAAACTACGTTCTGTTTCCGTATGGTCAATCACTTGGTCTTAAGCTTCCAAAGCTAAGGGAACATTAATTC
This window harbors:
- the LOC130714340 gene encoding zinc finger protein 2, giving the protein MNFHPNSSSLHPSQQAEIESESHHLNLDLVLEPSSSSCSSSSPINHNPIEPRMFSCNYCQRKFYSSQALGGHQNAHKLERTLAKKSRELSSAMQSYVGPEQHHQSSNFSSGNSHHHHHQHLGHHALGVPDHNQGHHGVGLAGQKNFSYGSRGYTTSEHVQEDISQLDLSLRL